A genome region from Arthrobacter sp. V1I9 includes the following:
- a CDS encoding spore photoproduct lyase family protein has translation MDFNRLLQIRRIYAQPAALELPRGKEMVERWPDADVVLVDNHWNIPEVHGDEANVPRWSRIKTESLVLGVKKALTVKPNGRSADFIAPSTANGCAMACAYCYVPRHKGYSNPVTVFANIGQIAGALERHVTRQGMKLEPNQCDPELWVYDIGENSDCSVDALISDNVQDLVTLFRDLPTAKLSFATKYVNPAMLGWDHGGHTRVRFSLMPADMAKSIDVRTSPVAERMAAINDFVDAGYEVHVNFSPVIITDTWLSDWEGLLRQLDATLTPAAKAQLAAEVIFLTHNERLHEVNLGWHPQAEKVLWRPDLQESKVSSNGFTNVRYRSGSKGRYMRQLTALIEEIAPYCRIRYAF, from the coding sequence ATGGATTTCAACCGGCTTCTGCAGATACGGCGCATCTACGCGCAGCCGGCTGCGCTGGAGCTTCCCAGGGGCAAGGAGATGGTCGAACGCTGGCCGGACGCCGACGTCGTGCTGGTCGACAATCATTGGAACATCCCCGAGGTGCACGGTGATGAAGCGAACGTTCCGCGCTGGTCCCGGATCAAGACGGAGTCGCTGGTCCTCGGCGTCAAGAAGGCGCTGACCGTCAAGCCCAACGGCAGGTCGGCGGATTTTATTGCCCCCTCCACCGCGAACGGCTGTGCGATGGCATGCGCTTACTGCTACGTGCCCAGGCATAAGGGGTATAGCAACCCGGTGACCGTGTTCGCGAACATCGGCCAGATCGCCGGGGCGCTAGAGCGGCACGTCACCCGCCAGGGCATGAAGCTGGAACCCAACCAGTGCGACCCCGAACTGTGGGTCTATGACATCGGTGAAAACAGCGACTGCTCCGTGGACGCGCTGATCAGCGACAACGTGCAGGATCTCGTCACGCTCTTCCGCGACCTGCCTACTGCCAAACTGTCCTTCGCCACCAAGTACGTGAACCCGGCGATGCTCGGCTGGGACCACGGCGGCCACACCCGGGTCCGCTTTTCGCTGATGCCCGCGGATATGGCTAAATCGATTGACGTCCGGACCTCACCGGTGGCTGAACGCATGGCCGCTATCAACGACTTTGTCGACGCCGGCTACGAGGTGCACGTGAACTTCTCCCCCGTCATCATCACCGACACTTGGCTTTCGGACTGGGAGGGGCTGCTGCGCCAGCTCGATGCCACCCTGACACCGGCCGCAAAGGCCCAGCTCGCGGCTGAAGTCATCTTCCTGACCCACAACGAGCGGCTCCATGAGGTCAACCTTGGGTGGCATCCGCAAGCCGAAAAGGTGCTGTGGCGGCCGGACCTTCAGGAATCGAAGGTCTCGTCCAACGGCTTCACCAACGTCCGCTACCGTTCAGGAAGCAAGGGGCGCTATATGCGGCAACTGACCGCGCTCATTGAGGAGATAGCGCCTTACTGCCGCATCCGCTACGCCTTCTGA
- the arfB gene encoding alternative ribosome rescue aminoacyl-tRNA hydrolase ArfB → MDLEVSPELTIPAAELEWRFSRSSGPGGQHVNTSDSRVQLSWNVRDSAVLSGGQRTVLIRRLGSRFVSGALTVTASEHRSQLRNREIALAKLAHLVAGGLAPEGPGRRATKPTRGSNRRRLAAKERRSATKQQRRRPSAE, encoded by the coding sequence ATGGATCTGGAGGTGTCGCCCGAGCTCACGATTCCCGCGGCTGAACTCGAGTGGCGGTTTTCGCGTTCGTCCGGGCCGGGCGGTCAGCATGTCAACACCTCGGACAGCCGCGTGCAGCTCTCCTGGAACGTCAGGGACTCCGCTGTACTTTCGGGCGGCCAACGGACGGTTCTCATCCGGCGGCTCGGATCCCGTTTCGTCTCCGGAGCGCTTACTGTTACGGCGTCGGAGCACCGCTCCCAACTGCGCAATCGCGAGATCGCCCTGGCCAAGCTAGCCCACCTTGTGGCAGGGGGCCTTGCTCCTGAAGGGCCTGGCCGCCGGGCGACAAAACCCACCCGCGGCTCGAACCGTCGCCGGCTTGCGGCTAAGGAAAGGCGGTCTGCAACGAAGCAGCAACGGAGGCGGCCATCCGCCGAGTAG